The Sorghum bicolor cultivar BTx623 chromosome 6, Sorghum_bicolor_NCBIv3, whole genome shotgun sequence genome contains the following window.
CTCATCAATAATTGCCAACACTTCATTAGGTTCCCCAGAATCCACATAGAAATTCATCAACACATTACAAGGTAATGTATCAGATGCAAATCCTTTTTTCCTCATTTGCTCAAATGTGTCTTCTGTTTTCTCTTTCATCATAGCTTGGGCGTAAACATTGAGAAGGGAACCATATGTCCGCTTGTCCTTCATGGCATCAGGGAGCTCATCAAAGTATTTCTCAGCATGTGAAACACCGCGTACTTTAGCAATCAGATCCAACTGGATTGCCATGTCACTTGATGAGAGAGAAAATCTATCTCTGCGCTCTGTCATCCAATCGTAAACCTGTTCATGTGATGGAAAAATATGATGAGGACCAATATCAAGGATAACACTCTTATGACTGGCCATCAGAAAATGCAGCAAGAATGTTGTAGATTCTAATGGCTTAGTCATCAATAAGCATTTTCGCAGGATGAGCAGACAAGGGATATGTGAGATCGGTAAGGCAACCAAGCTATTGTTTCCTACCCCTAATTACTGATCTTACACCGCTCAAACAGTACCTATTTTTCAATTGGATTTCAGGTTCATGTATAAACCGTTTCGATCAATATAGTTAAGTAGGTGGGGATCCGCCGAATTGTTTGAAGggtgaaaaaaaaacattgaACAAACAGTCGCACTACTAGCTGAAACCGAAGGGGAATATGTCGGTGCGAGGAACGGATCGCAATGGTATAACTACCTGGAGCGCGAGGTTGAACCTCCTAAACTTTCGGAGCTCCTTGGCGATGCGGCAGAGCTCCCATTTGTCGAGGCGGCGCTCCCCCTCGTCCCAGGCCCCCAGCGTGCGCCCCACGGGCCGCCCACCGTGCCCCACAGCTATGCGCCGGTACAGGGTGCTCCAACGCAGTGGAGGTCGACGCTCGTAATCCACCGCCCCATAGCTGTGCACCTTCGCCACCCGCTgcccggcagcagcagcagcctccgATGAAGACGACGACGGGGTgctcgaggaggaggaggccgcgcacCTCACAGTCACTGCAACCGCCGCCGCAGAGACACACGTACGCCGCTGCGGCGAGGGGCGTGCCGGGGTTaggggggaggaggaggtgacgaggtggagcagcatggtgggcGAGCGTGCGGGGCGGGCGAGGAGCCGAGGAGGAGGGCGGCTCCCGCTGCGGATGAAGCCAAGGGGATAAGAGTGGGGACTGGGGGAGTGGGGAGGCGGAGGCTGCGCGGGTTCGGGTGCTTTAGGATTCGTGCGCGGGAATCCGCACGGTCCGGGCCCACGGCCGCCTGCATTTCCGTCTTCCCGCGCGGATTTGTATTGGTGGACCGTGATCTGTTTTCCTTTGGGCCGTAGTTCGGCCTGTTAAATCTGCAGGGAAAAATAATCCATTTTATCTCCCTTAACCGTAGTCTAACTTTCATCCCCACCAAACTCTAAAACTAGAAATTTTATAATCTGAACTCTCAAAACCTTCCAAGTACCTCAATTCCCTAGTTTGAGGTGGTTTTGAAGGTAGTTTTGTCCTTTCTTAGTTAAAAAATCAAGTAAATACATTTCATAAGGTTTTTAAACCATAGAAAATGTCTCTAAGCTTCTAAAACTTTGGAGAAAAATCCTATAGATATATTGGAAACGAAAATCCAAATAAAATACATAGATTCTCGTAAGAATAAATCTAGAAGCTTCCCAaaatagatttagctctagaaaaATGGGAAATATCTAGAGAAATCCTAAAGCATTCTAGTTGATGTCTAATCACCTTTCGGTAGCTCCACAATAAACATAAGTTGCAACTAGCATGAATGTGTTAAACTTTAATGTATGTTGCAACCATGCTAGTTAGGATTTATTTTCACAAGCTCTAAATATTTTAGGATTGGTCATATCCTAATCTACTATAGATTTTTGGAACTTTTAGAACCTTAGAGACATTTTTCTGGTTCAAAAGCCTTGTCATGTATTTATTAGATTTTTTTATACAAAGGGACAAAATGCCTTCAAAACCATTTCAAACTAGGGCAAGGAGGTAATTCAAATAGTTTTGAGAGTTGAGGAGGTAAGATGTCTAGTTTAAGAGTTTGAGAAAAAATCAGACTATGCGCGGAGATAAAATGGACTTCTTTCAATCCATGACGGCTCCGTCCCAATACTGCTATTGATctatttgggaaacttagttgTTGGACACCACCCCCACCCACCCACGCACCAAGTCCATAAGTATATCTTTGGGTCATAAATTGGTAATTATTTTTATTACCGATTTTGTTTTTGCTTTTATTTTACActtctaataataaaaatataaaacatgAACTCATCCATGTTTAATATGTATGGATGGTTTGGGCTGGCGACAAATTTCATTTCTGCTAGCATGACACGTTTCTTTCCTTGTACATCTTATTCGGTTATTCCTCTTCTCCGCCCTCTGCTTCTCAACTATGCATACTTAGCCTTCGCCATCTTCTCACATAATCATCAACTAGAATGTGGACATGGCGCTTGTATTATTTCTTGTTGCACGCATCTTATTCCTTTTTTTCCATCCTCTGCTTCTTGGATGCACAACCTACCATCTCATCATAGAGCTATGAACCAGAAGGTTCACAACTTGCAAACACATAGGTTCTTGTGTTATTGTGTTCTTCAATGGAACACCTTGCATGACCAAAGTAGGTTGGATGATTGAGCCATCGCAAGATGCCACCACTTGTCCACTTCTAGCTTTTGGTGCCGCCACTGTGTTATCTTAGGTGAGGATCTCTGTAAGATAAGCAAATGTGAaacttagatttttttttagataatagtTGCAATTTGAGTTGTTATGAGATAGACTCCAACGTTTTAAGTCAAAAAGTTTTCGATCTCGAgtggaaaggaaaaaaaatgccTAGCCAAAAGCTTTAGATCCGAgttgatgtttttttttcatacACAGATTGAAAGTTATGAAATGGAGTTTAATTCAGGCAATTACTAGGTCTTGTTCAAGTTGAAAGATGGGATCTTCGAGGATTGGAGATATTTAGAGGAGGTGAGCAGCCAGCTCCACACAGAAGGGAGGGGTGGTAAATTTTTCTGACTATAGAAAATATAAAGCCTCAACAGTTTGCTATATCAATTATAAGCAAACATCTGTCAAAAGAACAGTGGAAACATATATAATCTGGTAAAGCTATATCAGTTGAATCGTCAAAATGTACAAACAGAAAAGTAAAGCAGAATATGTTGGCATTTGCTTCAAATCATGTAATGAGGCATATAACACAATTGGAGAGAACAATATCCTGTTAAGAAGATTCAACAAGTAGGACTGATTGGGGTGGTTCGCAGTGGAACCATTTGGAGAAAGGGTTGTTTAGTTTGGGCTTTTACTTTAAGTAGCCAAGCCACTATTTTAGGTAGCCATGATAAAACCCATGAATGTCAAAACCCGGATAAAATTGCTTTTTTAGTTTATAACCGACAAGTAGGAGCAAGGCATTTCCCACATTCAGATTTGACTCAATCCGGCCTAGGAGTAGTCTAGGCAATCAAAAAATATTAGGGACACGGTCGAATTCTGGCACAACCCAAGTGCTGACAAAATTGAGGCCAGTAAGGCTGTTGCCAGTGACCTAAGGCCATGTCCAGTTGCACATATCTCCAACCAACGCTATCATCATCCAGATTGTCTTGGCTCAAGAGTCAAAACTCAAGAGGTCCTGCAATGCAGACACGAACAGCGATGCACATGCTCTCAACTGGACAAACAGGTGAGCCAACTAACACTTCAGCACCCATACATAGCAAACAACAATATCACATACATAACTCCAATatcctctttcttttttttcattttcctgcaataaggttatatcttttccaCACAGAGATAAGTTAATACTTTCTCCATGAGCCATATGCTACAGAAAACCAGCAGAAACCCGATCCAAAAGCATGCTACAATGTTAGCTGAACGGACAATTCGCCAAGTTGGCAGACCACGCACATTGTTATGTAAATTAGGGCAATGACGGACGCATAACGCCCATTGGTGATCAGCAAATAGAGGCGCCACGATCCAGGAGGCTAAAGTAAACTGAAACTACTGGCTGTTCCTAAGCTGCTTGCTTGATGTGACCTGAGACTATGGTAGCTTCAGGCACCCTTCTCCTTCAGCACCAGAGGTGGAGCTGCGGGTTATAGAGCTCATCAGCTGAGATGGTTGACAGAGAAGTTCTGCCTCTGGGTGTCGTGCATTGAGAGGTATCTCCAGCAGCAAGTCTTGATCAGAgtcggcatactcaggagggACCAGTAATGATAACTTTTCTGGGGGTAACATGAATAAATTAAGTGCTCCTCCAGTGCAGGTTGAATCTTTGGTGGCGTAGCCAGATTTTGGCAAAGATGAACTTTCAAACTGAGGAGCCAAAGCCCCAGATTTTAGAACTCGTAGAGGACTCCTCATGGTACCATCTAGTTCTGCATGTTACAAGCAAAGCAAATAAGAACCCTTCTTTGTGTCACTGACATAAGGAGATAGTGAAATAGGAATATACTAAGTAAGACATTTTTGGATGTCATAACTAGAAACTTGATGCAAATCAGGATCAGAGGAACTAATATTGCTAACCTGCATCACTCTGAAAGTGGGTGTCACGGGGTCTTTTGAGTGGTTTCATGGTAGACTTGGTAAAGCCTTCCGGTCCACTGATGGTCCCCACACCCCCGGTTTCCTTAGCTCCCTTTTCCTGAACAGAGAAAGAATTAATTAGCCATATACAAGCAAGCTTGGAAGTTCACATAGGCATTAATTTAGAAGACAATAAAGTCGAAGGGGGGAAGCAAATGTAGGTAAATGTATTAGAAAGACGCTGTAAGCCGCTGTAATACCTTTTTCTGTTTATAGCACTCCAGCCATTTGCATTTTGTTAAATTAGTTAAGGCAAGTGTCTTCACTTTCTTCCATTCCTCATCACCAGATAAGGATGGGTCAAGAATTCCCTCTCCAAGCAGCATCTGGTAGCTGTCTATAGCATCAGAGAATTGGATAGAACTGAACATGCTTCTAAGGCTGCAGCAAGAACAAGACACAAATGAGGACTAGCACAAAGTGACCACAATTTGTATtagtgaaactttgggaaaGAGTAAGTAAACCTTTCAGGAGGTGTCAAGAAATCCACAGGAGGAAGGAATTTGAGCAACTGTTGTTGATCCTCTTTAGTTAGATATTTCATGAAGTTAGTATAGTTTATAACATCCTGCTCAAGAAGGATAGGGCAGCATACAGGTTGAGTTTTAATGATTAGCCAAAATATGTAAACATTAAACATATCCAGTGGTGTTCAGTGCAAATAAACATATACAGATCATCAACCcgaacaaaaaaaaacatgtatAGGAAGGATACCTCTAAATCTACTGAAACTAAAGGTGAATCAACACTCTCCAGGACATTCTGATTCTCATAATGAAGTTCATCCCTGCAAAACAGAGATACagaacaaaaaagaaaacttaaaTTGTTTCTTACCAAAGTAACTTGTTTAACCAATTTTCAATGAGTATAGAGAATAAAACCGATACTCAAATACCACTTCTATGCTAATAAGAATATAAAACGTATAGTACCTTCTAGCATTGTTTTCCATATGCAGCGGCGACTTCTTCGGCCTTGCAGTTGGAGCATTTAAGTTAATTGCTGACTTGTTTCCACTGTGAACGACAAATGACACAGAGCCTGAATATGATTCACTTGTAATGTATGATTTATTATCTGCAGGAATGGAGCTTGCTTCTGATTCTTCCTCCAGTAATTTTGAGTTTGGGTGTCTTAGAAGCACACTTCCAGAGCCTATCTCAAAGGAACCGACAGGAGTTTCACTATGGTATAGTAGGTCTTCCTCTGATGACCCTGAAAGGTTATATAACTGCTCTCCATGCATGATGGAGTTCAGATCTTTTGCAAGCTTTTCTACAGGTGAAGGCTTCGGACGGGTAACACAGCTCCTCTTTCTTGATGGCACTAGGGACTCCCAAGCATGTGACTGTGCTGAACCTGAATTGGCAATACATCAGAGAGTCAAATGACATAATAGAACAAAGAAAATAAGGTAAGTTCTACATAAGCACAGTAAATGTTGAGAATCATTATTAGATATTTATTTTGTTTCGTGGTTCAATTTCATTAGATATCACTTCAGAGATGTGATTAAGGTATACACGCTATTGGCAAATCTTGTGAATCGGTATTAGACCTTTATGGTGTTTCATGGCGCTGAAGTGATTAAATATCACTTCAGAGATGCGGTAAAGGGAGACACACTATTAGTACCTATGATGTATCAAGTATCAATATTTACTTATTTAGTGAAATATCATCTTCACCAGATATTTCCATGCCATCTGAACCCAATATGTAATAGATCGCAATCCTTCATTGTTTGCTCATGATAATCTTCTATATACTAAATCAGAGCCAAGCTAGGCCATTCTATTGGGCCACGTCATCATCTTTTTCTCCACCGTCTGATGTTGATCGGGCATCTGAGCGTCGGCGCGTGGCCTTGATGGGATCACAGCCCAAGCACTCAAGCTAGTTTTTCGCGAAGCTTCGTCCACCACCACATGTTCCAGCTAGCCATCACCGGTGCCCGAGCCAAAAGCTCTCTTTCCCTCCACTACCGTCTACTATCGCCTCCTCGAGCTCAACCGTCCTCTCGCAGACGTTGCACCGCGGCCACTCCTACATCCATGGTTCGACAATGCCCGAGGCCCATGGCGGCGCCGCAACATTGTACCCTACCACATGGCGCCAGAGGTCAGAGGATGGGGCTAGGAGACCTGCAGTAGCGCATGTGGCCACGCCCACCCACTCGCCCTCAGTGCCATGCTTCTTTATGCCTATCCCAGACCCAGCCACTGGGCTGCCGGAGCTCCTGGAGCGCAGCATCGGAAAGTGAGCCCAGGAAGCAGATCACATGACTGCAGGTCCACCATCCACATGATGCCGGTGTAAGTGCTAGCTCCAGCTACGGCTTCCACTGCCTGCGCCATGGCTGCAATGCCTTTAGCAACCGTTGATTCCACTGCCCGCAAAGTATTTAAAAAAATGTATAGCCTATCGACTACTTATCTATTAAGAAGTTTACCTGCTAGACATTTGATGCACTAGATGGCTAGACCATAGTAGAGCTAGAACTACAAGTATAATGTTTGCATCACATGCAAAGCTGCTGCCATGGCCTATGTACACATCGTACATGAATGCATGCATAGTCACTGCTGAATGCTGATCGATCCATTCCATCTATGAGACCATATGAGGCGATGCCTCTTGCTCCCCCGGTGTTTGCATAAAAAAAGCAAACAATTATAATTGGCGCCTTCATGTTTAATCAGCGCTGCTAC
Protein-coding sequences here:
- the LOC8055941 gene encoding GATA transcription factor 26, giving the protein MGKQGPCRHCGVTSTPLWRNGPPDKPVLCNACGSRWRTKGSLANYTPMHRKDDIDDDEPRVSKLKPPTSKSKSQKKKPNHIIAENGLFSGQNFRKMGGVDPSYQSSSGSAVSYSESCAPYGAADASEMTGSAQSHAWESLVPSRKRSCVTRPKPSPVEKLAKDLNSIMHGEQLYNLSGSSEEDLLYHSETPVGSFEIGSGSVLLRHPNSKLLEEESEASSIPADNKSYITSESYSGSVSFVVHSGNKSAINLNAPTARPKKSPLHMENNARRDELHYENQNVLESVDSPLVSVDLEDVINYTNFMKYLTKEDQQQLLKFLPPVDFLTPPESLRSMFSSIQFSDAIDSYQMLLGEGILDPSLSGDEEWKKVKTLALTNLTKCKWLECYKQKKEKGAKETGGVGTISGPEGFTKSTMKPLKRPRDTHFQSDAELDGTMRSPLRVLKSGALAPQFESSSLPKSGYATKDSTCTGGALNLFMLPPEKLSLLVPPEYADSDQDLLLEIPLNARHPEAELLCQPSQLMSSITRSSTSGAEGEGCLKLP